GATGTTGTGATACTGTTGGTGGCGATAGGATTATGCAGGAATATTGTTGAATGTAGGAAACATGTGAGCATTAAGAACAGGCTTGGAGCTGAAAAGATTATGAGTTTGCATTGCCAGTCGAAGGACAATGATCTGGGACACCAAAACATAGCAAATGGAGATGATTTTGGATGGGACTTCTCCGACAATATTTTCGGAACAACACTGTTTTTCTGCAATGTGGGTTGGGAAAAGGTTGAGGAATATCATTTTAATGCTTATTCCTTCGGCAGGGACAGAGTACGATGTGATGGTGTCAGATGTTCATGGCTCCTATCGGCTGAAGGCATTTATGGCTTCAATATACAAACGGGCTTCTGGGAATTCATGTACCAATGGCCAAATTAATCACAATAATATAGTAAACAACTATTTGCTTCTCACTTCTTATCACCTTTCTCTTATTAATCTAGagataatattaaaactaattttcgTTTAAATGAACGTACGTACGACTAATTTCAATACGGAGTTCCGAGACTAATTTAAATACGGAATGAGTAGTTGCAAGACAAACAAATTACAGTACAAAcagcttgaaaaaaaaaaatcccaaaaatTCTCCGAtcaatttgagattttttttttttttggatttgtaGTTTTTTATGGACGTATTCTGTTTTAAACACCTCCAAATAATAATCCGAGCATCGTAACTACTTGTTATGAAATTGGAATTATGAAACGGGAGGTGTTGTTAAACTCTATCTGGATATCGTCTTCTGCTTTGTTGAAGCTTAGGAAAGTGAGTGTCGGTGTCGTAAATAAcgtcttaaataaattttaattttaacacgGAACAACATGACTAATACAAAACACTAAAAGCTCCAAACAATGTTATTACGCCTCCAGTGTCAGCAACATAAGTACGATAAAAAAGGTCGTGGCCATCAACTACGGTAAGTGGCATAAATATCTAACCCACCGTGTTCGATCGAAGGCTAGCTAAGTAAGGTTTAGACAGTTCCCATTCTCACTCCAATACAGGTACGACACAGGTAATATGGGATTTTGGGGGTTATGTTTTCCATGAACTTTATCCCTCTTTTACGAAAGAAAACCTTCTCTCAACGCATTGAGAAACCTAAAATGTAAAAGCATTAGAGGAGCCTCTACATCATTGACTCCCCTTAGCGTGGTCTATAGCAATAACTTACTTTGATTCCGTAGGCGACATGAGCTCCGACCTAAACCTTCAAAGTGAGTTTCTTTTGTccatttgttctttttgttccttctatttgtttgtttactacatatataaattgatcttGAATAACGAGTGCATTGATTCATGGTTTCCCGATTAAAGTTTTCATGTAAATGATTCCTAGTTTTCTATTGGTTTTGATATGAAGAGACATATTTTTCTACTCATgcaaagtaatgaaaaatttaatccCCCAGAACATTCATCTTTCAAGGATCAATTTGTGTATTtactctttcttattttttactttctttcttcctctttctcgtGTTCTTACTCATCTAGTTGCTGCTCTGTTTTTATCaatctgtttttttctttcaaaatttagaacCGATTATTTGCTTGTTCTTGTTATGCTTGCGTATAAAACACTGTTCCCGATTACTTTCAACTTTCAGGATAATGTCAAGCATACAAAACCaaagcaactgcatcctcacattagtaaatgaaatattcgtgtttttatgaattatgtTCAACACTTTATAGCATGACAATCAtaagaattatataaatgttacaATATTAGTGTCATCATGCTAATTTTAACAAATTCGTCATCCTTGTTGTTTTTAAGCACATCATGCGTAAAAATTTGTCGGCCATGACTTTCCGCCATAGGCCGCCACGCTATCCGCCATATTTATGTGGCAGATATTTGGCTCACAGTCATAGGCCGTCATCTGCTATTGATAACATTTGTTTAGGTAAGCACAGTGGATTTAAGTAACTAAGTTCAAACTAACCTGCAATGAAATACtaattttgatagaaaaaataCCAACAAAAGCTACCACAAAGCATTCAACTTTGGTTAGAAGAAACTGCTAAATCAATCTAGCATGAATAAATTCATTGCTCAATGTAATTACTGATCACATAACCTGTCATCGTAATTCTATAACAAACATATGTTTAAACAAAAAGTGTAACACATGTGAAATCTGGGTATCCAAATGTATTATTTACCAGAACCTGTAGTGAACAAAAATCACCTACCTCGTAAATCTATCGAGTCTCCGGCGGCGCAACTCATCCAAAGGAAGCCCATCAAGACGGGAACTCCGCTGAAAAGAAGAGAGTCCATCGACACCCCTACTCGTCCCACACATCTCGCACACACTCCGCAACCCCGAATCGTTATCATACGTACACGTCTGGCATCTCCACCCTCTGTTAGTTCCGACAGTGCCCCTTCCAGTGATCCTTCCCCGGCGTGGCAAGAACTTGAAAGGCCACCTCAAAAAATCAGTTACTCCTCTGACGAGCAATGTTATGGGATTAGAGCCCGAATAAGTGTTCCTCAACTTGACATAAAGAAGGCCTGCGAGAATGCCACCGAGATGCCCAATAAATGAGACACCCGGCACGAGAAGCTGAACGAGAAGCAACTCGGCCCAAGCGGCATAACGAGAGGGAACGATAACTCCGTGGACGTAGGAATAATCGCTGGATTGGGAATTGAGAACGACTTTCATGGCGAAGAGGACGCCGGAGAAGCCAACGGCGTATTCGTTATAGTAGGGTTTGTCGTAGTCGAATAAGAGAAGCAGGGATTTAGATAAGACTAGGGTAACGCCCTGGGAGAGGAGAAGCAGGGAAGCAACCATGGAAGCGAAATTGATGCTTCCCATTGACGTCTCCAGCTGAAACCCTTTCCAGAGAAGCGATAGCATGTTGTAGACAAGGTGCGGTTCGCCGATGTGGTAAAACGGCGACAGAAGGAAGCGTTTCAAGTCCTTGTGCTGTTAACAGAATTAGAATTAGAATGGAGAAGCTTCAAATGAAACGACGATGATAGTCATAAGAAAATGAATCGAGAAAGTTACCTTGAGAATAAGGTGAGGGTTGAACCAGACTTGCTGGATGGGAGGAATGAGGGAATCGAAGAGGGAGGGGCGGAGATAGATGATAGTGTTGGCGGCGATGAGGGCGGCGGTCACCGGAGGTTTGCTGTCCGACCGGTAATACTCGCTGAAGGTGTGGAGAGCGAGGAGAGGGAGCATTCCACGAGAAACCCTTTGCCCGATTCTCACTTCCATTTTCGCAAACTCGAATTCCAATTCTCCACAAACAGAGAGAAgcagaaaattgaatttaagcCCAATAATTGTCAgggaaaacaaaatattaaggCCTTGGAGAACAAGAAACGAATTTATTGAACCCGGGAGAAGAATCCAGAGCTTTCCTTCAGCTCAGACAACTTTCTCTGTGCTTTCACTCTTAtacaaacttatatttttatctttattttaggaaaatgatacttttacACTCTCAGGATGACAAATTTTTGATGTGTCACATTTTCATTGGCGTcgacttttaaaaaaaataaaaaaatgatgtgGATTAGTGAAAAGGTATGAGAGAAAGGAGATTGAAACattcatatttcaaattttattttcagatatTCAGAAGGAAATTCTAGAAAGAAATTCTCCCTTCCAATGATCACAGTTACGTCATGACTCCATCGTCGTTCGCCATTAAGAAGCTCTATCGCCGATTATTTTCGCTTCTTTTCTCACAAGTCGCGTCTCTTTTTAGTCGTCCTGTTTCTACCGTTGACGATCCCGAGGCTCTGCCAGCGTCCTTGCCGATAACGGTCAGACCACCGTGGTCGTCGTTTCCTCCGTGTTGTCTCCAGTCGCCGGCGTCGATTGCTTTCTCATTTCGCCGTCTTAACCTGCATCTGGTGAGTTAGGTCTATTTTCGATTTTTTGTTATATACTAAATGGAAAATTGTAATAGCATTATAGCTTGACTGTGTTTATGAATTTGTTGATGGTTGATTAAGTTCAAAGGTATTTCAAAGTTGATGTTATCATAACTTTGAAATACCTTTGAACTTAATCAATCATCAACAAATTCATAAACACAGTCAAGGTAGCATGCCATTACAATTTTCCATTTAGTATATAACAAAAAATCGAAAATAGATCTAACTCGCCAGATGCAGGTTAAGACGGCGAAATGAGAAAGCAATCGACGCCGGCGGCTGGAGACAGCACGGAGGGAACGACGGCCACGGTGGCCTGACCGTTATCGGCAAGGGCGCTGGCAGAGCTTATGGGTCGTCGACGGTGGAAATGGGACGACTAGGAAGAGCTGCGACTTGTGTGAAGAGACACGACTTGTGGGAAGAGACGCGAAGATGATCGACGACAGAGCCTCTGGATGGTCCTCCGGTGGCCGTTGAACGGCGAACGACGGTGACAACCTGACGGGGCTTTGATAGTTGAGAGGGAGAGTTTCTCTCTCTAAGGTTTCTTTCACaatctgaaaatgaaatttgaattaaaaatgttttcttcctctttctctcatACCCCTCCAATAATTCacgtcattttttattttttttattttcttaaaggtTGACTAATGAGAACGTTACACATTATTGGTCTCTGACACATTATTGGTGTAAAACATTCGTCATCCTAAAGGtatcaaatatcatttttctttattttatatacagagTTCTATTTCACAACTACTAAGCGGACTACTCCATTAAGTTATTTTAGAGctataatgtatttattttggTGGTTTTATGATTATACATTGATTCCTGATTGAATTacacattataaaaattaagttgcatattttagttgttatattacttttaatatgtattaatgttattataatataattgtttttgcatttataTCGATTGCTGTTGAACTCGAGCTTgagtttcaaatttaattaagttattgatttatgaagttaaatatttcaatttcaaagtgaaatattttgaaatatgttggatgcaaaaatatcaaattgggTTATATATCTCAAACTATAGAATATTATGTGAAGAAACTTTATCACGGACTTTCCTTCACAGTTGAATAAAGACGCCAGTCTATAAgctcaacaaataaaaaaattaagtcaaacaaaatgccCAAGTTTAATTAGAATCATCCAAAAACGAATTATCCACACATCACATTCTTACATCTTTCACTGCAATCTTGTTTGAAACccaaaaaatagattaataaagtTAGTGTTAGAATGAAAACCTACTATATCAATATTGGTCTTAGTTTGATTCCAGGCTAAggcatttgtttttattttgcattgCGGTTACAATCTAAGAGAAATAaatgtttaacaaaattttattcatgaaGTATACCAAATTACTAATCAACATTTACAAGAGACCTTGCAGCACAGAAATTCCGAGGGTCTGCAGTTTTTAAATGCTGTAAAATTCTATAaaccttttatttctttctttttgttttttcctacAAATAATTTGGCATAGCACTGACACCAAATTATGGCTAAGCAACCTCTGCAAATCCAATACGAAGATTGCCGTAGTCAAACACTGTGTGATATGCCCCCAAGAAAAGATCTCCAAGAACCCTGCAACAATGCTTCAACTGTCATATACTATTACCACTACTGATTCTAATATGCTGCAGTAATTTCATTCCGATATTATTCATTACCAGAGGGGACCTTGTGGTGGTGGCACATCTAGAGGAACAAAACCACCATAACAGACAGTGGAACAACCTTCTTCAATTCTTAGCATATACTGAGAACAAAAAAGGAACATTAAATGTCTATGAAGTATTAGTTAGTGACCAAATATGGAGTCAAGCAACCAACAAAGCTTTGCTATATTCAGTTTCAGACATTTTATACTTGAGGGAAAAATGGACAGAGCCAAGCAACCAGAAGTAGGTAGCTAACATAAATATAATGCATTGTCCATGCTCCTTTTTCTAGTGGAAAGACACTAATGTTAAAACAGCAGAAAATTTATATGGGGGTTAGAAAAATTGACCATAAAACTCAGACCTGTTCTGGAGAGAGGGGAAATGATTTGTTTCCAATAGTGAATGTTATTTGTGGCATGGTGTCAATACTGTTGCAGTCTATAAATGTTTGTCCCACGGGATTGGGAAGCTTCTCACACAGCTTTTACAGAAAAAACAAAGAGCTTGTAAGAAGTAAATTGGAAAAGTAGAGTTATTGAAATACGCAATTCAAAAGTAAAATCGATAACTCTGAGATTTAACCATTGTGCAACCATTACCTCAtctacatattttaatattttgtccTTTGTATTCTTTTGCTTAAGCTGAACTTGAATCCAAAAAACTATCATATCACAAAAAGTACACAAGGGGCTCTCCTTTGTTCTTGACTCGCCCCCCCAACTTTCATTATGTGCCGCTGTTTCAATAACATCACTGCAGGTTAAAGGTAGACTTTGGTTAAGAGAATTGAAATAAAGGACTGTGTCTCAGAAGAAACAGAGGAAAATGAGAAGTTTTGTACTTCTTTATGTATGTTCTATTATGTGAGCAGAGTCCGAGATCAACGCAAATAATTTCAGGCTTCAGCTGAagacatataaaatataaagaatagtTAATTCCAGTGGAGTTTTGGATAATCACTGACTATAAGAAGATAGGTACAGAGAGCAAACCCCGGAAATTATATATTCCCATATGGAATCGCCATAGTTATGGATGATGCTTTTACATTCATAGCTCACATATCCTTCTGCTCCAATGGCATGGTTAATTTGAGTCACAATTTTCTGCAAACAAAAACTTGTAAGAAAAGAGACACCTAACCAAAAAAGGACCAAGAAAATGTTTGAGATCATACAGTTGGACCGGCAATCAAAGAGGTTCCCGAATCAATAATAGCAGCACAACCACCCGCACATAGCCCtgtaaattcaaatattattttgagtGTCTATGAAATAATCTGAAGAAACGAATGAGTAAGTCGTACAAGTTGGCGGTTAAAAACACATTGGTTCTGTGAGAGTGAACCTATAGGAGAAATTCAACGAAAAATTAACACCCTGGACATTGCAGCAACTTGTATCTGATATAGAATCTTgaccaattttaattttttcatacattttatTCACCAATATTGTAAGAATTTACTCAGTAAAATCTGTTTAGAAGGTTCTTAGACCGTCTGACATATTTTAGATTCTCCTATGTTTATATGTAGTAGCCATATAAGTAGATTGTCTCGTTAAATGTCAAGTCTCATAGTGTCTACTCATAGCAGTGGTAGGATTGTCTGATAAGATTGTCTAGTGTCTACTCAGTTCTATTTTGAGAAGCGTTGTTCATGTATCTTCCTCATGATTATAGGCATGTCTCGTAAATGTCCTTGTGGCTTCAGCATAAAGCTAACATTTGAGATATAATGAATTCTTATGTGGACGTAGATTGAAGTTTTTTAATACTTCAATGGAACCACGTTAACTTCTGTGTGTGATTATTGTTCTTTCTCATATTACCTTCTGTCATTTTCAGCACTTGcagttttatcattattttctattttgtttgtgTGGTAGATGTTTGTGAGTGAATTTGTGAATTATTCCATAACAAATATCATTCATAAGTATAAGCAACAATGAAAAAACAAGGGATTTAGATAACATAAAGCGGAACAGAAATAAAAGGGAGAGAGAACCTGTTGGATTGTTTGCAAGTAGAATATCTCCCACCTCAATCTGGagatgaaaacagaaaaaaagttaatactGACACGGTTGATGCTAATAGATAGAGACATAAATAAAGCTATAAATACAGTAGACCTGCCAATAATCTTCATGAGTAAGTGGAACATAAGTATGGTCACCCTTAAAGTGCCTCCAGTCAATACCACCAAAGACAATCTCACCCCCTATCTTTGACATTGGGTCTGGGTTTAGCCAGAGGGAGAAAATCTTTTGAGTCACATGCCcttgttctatcatgttgtaCCTGCATGATAGATCATGTTCTAAGGGgatagtttgatttttcttctatCCTTTAGTCACCAAAGACTATCACAGCACTAAGCATGTGCCCTTGTTCACTCATTATTGAAACGGAAAAATCAAAAGATCAAATATATCAaggaatataataataaacaatcgGATTAATTACCACACTGGTGTGACTTGTCCCACTGACTTGTTCAGGAATCCAAGTCCAAGTATCCCATCAAAATGATGTGCTAAAAACGCTAGAGGTCCTTCCTTTGTAATCTCAGCAAATTGCTGGATGAAAAGTAACCAACCATCAGAATAACCCAACAGTACAGATACATTAGAAtgaaaatactaattaaacTCATAAAGACCTGATCTTTGACGATGAGTTCCCCTACTCTTAAATTATCTTGGCTGAAGAAGCCAGGAATGTGTCCATGCCCATAAGGGATCCTGCAAGATGTTCCTGGGGattttccaaacaaaaactTCAGTATAAGCATTATCAAATACAACAAGGAAAATGATAGCCAAATATTATCTAATACACTCATTTATCTGGTGATGTACACAAAGGTCTCACTGAATATAAGTTTCATTTCCCATTTGGTAAATCGTGTCCTTCAATTAGTAGGATTAACATGAATTTCAACTAATAAGACAAGCTTTGAACGTGTAAAACCAAATGGAATAACTTCATATTCAATGTCATGCTAATTCGAACTTACCTATTTTCGTATAGGTGTTAGATAGCTTGGATCTATACTTGGAATGAAAATAGCAAGCAATCTGCAGGTAGCACATAtatcttgttttaaaaataaactcagccaaaaagataagaaaaatccGAAGGAGTATCCATACAGGGTATCTAACTTACAGACAAAATACATTTGGAAGAAGGAACCCACAGATTCGAGCTTCCAGTGTCAAACACAACTCTGAAGGTTTGAGGAGGTGACCCAATACCAATTTCTCCAAAATACTGTGCATCAAGATAATTCTTCAGATACACTGTATCTGGTTTTAAATGATGAACAGCCTCCCTGATCCTTGCAGAACTAAAACTGTTAATGTCCAAACTCCTCTTTCTGAGACCAACCCTTAATAACTCCTTATCAGAAGCCGCCAAGGATGCAAACCAAGCACATACACACGTCACAACCAGCAAATACTTGAATGCCATGTTCTCAACTCATCTGTTAATTGGCAATTCAACACTTTAAAGGCATTTTCAACTGTTCAACAAAACTCATAATGCATGTATGCATAACTCTATAGCGTAGTATCTGTCATGATAaactcgaaaaaaaaaaagaaatacctGATATAGAAATTATTCTTAAAGAATGAGAAAGAGTTACGTTATAGTGCAGGCACGGAACTACAACACAGGTGTAACATGGCATTCATATATAAATCTAAGCATGATAAGGTTGCTTGGTACATATTAATAAGTAGTTGGTAAGAAGGAAGTGTTAACATTTTGCTACCCTTTCACCTAAAAGACCAAAATATGGCTCCTTCGATTTTTCACTTGGATTAACCGTGCATGGAAACCACAGCGTAGTTTCGCGTAGGATAATGCAATTTTTAGTACGGTAAACGAAGTAGCTTCAGCACTTCACAACATACAATACTAGAACTGAGAGGTTCGATTAAGTGGACTATTTGGTATGTTATTCCACCTAAGTACGAGTAGCACCGTTAACGATGTTGTCGCAAGGTTACTTGATctgaatttttatgtttttatcgAATCCCACGGTTCCTAGTTTGTCATGGGCAGTgggattattaattatttattttccccttacctttcttttcttctttaaaataaattggtcaTTAAATATGAACGTTtcttgattattaattatttatttttgtctcatTATTCAATTCTTGATTAGTTGGTGATGATAGGTATTTCATGATTTATGCCAACATCTGCATGTTTTATACTTCAAATataatctttattatatttaataaataaaaatatctttattcatgtaatttaaattaacatttttcatttaaatccctattttaaacttatgatttttatttttttcttaaatattaaaaatataaataaaaatgatacttataatttttaaattttaatatttgaaataatttaaaataagcattttttgattaaaattaaaaatatataacataaaattaattttaatatttcgttaaaatgattttattcttatataaaaattgtaattaagtttaaatattaatttagtctgaaaaacaattattttaattaaaaaaataaactacattaagtaaaatatttaaatataaaaattaaattaaatataatatactaacGTGACATGACACGACGATAATTTAACatgtaataaagaaaaaaaaatactacatACACGACATTAATTGTAATGTAACAGAAGGATTCAAAtggataattttaaaaaattagaagacTTGAttgtatcaaataataattacatatctatttaaatttttccaGTAAAATTAGGcctaaattttactttttataagtATAATTCAATACAACACTCATATGTTAAACTTATCTCCCtccaaaatagaaaaaagtaaaaCTGATCTAAACTCGAAAAACAAtcaattatgaatttattaattacTGTAAGATGAATTTAGGAATTGTTTGACACAGTTGGATGAATCGATTGGTAGACGGAAGCGGGGTAGGGAAATGAAGCAATCGGAAACGACGTCTTCATcggtggcggtggcggtggcggtggaAGGACAGAAGCGTGGGAAGTGGGGATACATTTGGCCACTGTGGGCGACGCTGTTGCTTCACCTCGTTGCCATTCTCCTTTTCACGGCCGGTTTTCTCCTAACCCGAACCGAGCTTCCATACCACAGTCATTGCTCGGACGTGTCAAGCTCCCCTTGCttctcttccaacaatggaTCTTGCTGGACTAAACCCGCAGTCAACCGTCTTGTCATCATCGTTCTTGATGCTCTCAGGTACACTACTCTGTCTAGAAGATGTTCACAATTATCACCATTCATTAATCGCGTTTTATTCTGTGATTCGCGTTTCAGGTTTGATTTCGTGGTTCCCAGTACCTTCTTCGCAGGTTACCTGTCTCACCTATTCTTCACTTgctaaaccattttttttcctttcttttttctcacgAGTTCGTTATATTATGTGACAGAGTCGAAACCGTGGATGGATAAACTGCCAGTTTTGAAGAATGCGGCGTCGACGCGACCGTTGTCTGCAAGGATTTTCAAAGCCATTGCTGATCCGCCTACTACAAGTTTGCAGCGCTTGAAGGTCTAATCGATTTCTTTTTCATGAATTCATCGTTACAATCTTGAATTAGTATGGTAATCTTCTCAGTTGCTAGACTGTTTTGAATGTCTATGAACtcgggtttttttttttttcgtatctTGAACTGATGTAGGGTTTGACAACTGGTGGACTTCCGACTTTCGTGGATGTTGGTAATAGCTTTGGTGCTCCGGCAATTGTCgaagataattttataaatcagGTAGGTATTCTTTCTAGCTTCTTGCTTGTAATCTAGGTTTTATATTAGAGTTGTAGTAGCGATTGTGGTTTCGTTGCGATCCTTGATATTGTGGGTAAATGAGGCCCTGCGGACACGATTGAGGTTGCGATACAGTCATAGTGAGTAGAGAGTCCTTGACATTGTGGTCGTTTTTTTTAAACCTTGTCTGTAATGTTTGTCATTCAAATATTGCTTCACTACTTTGATCCCAGATTGAAACAGGTTCTTGTTAAATTTCTGCGAATTTATGTGCTCAATTGCAGTTGGTTCAAAATGGAAAGAAAGTTGTCATGATGGGGGATGATACGTGGACTCAGTTATTTCCTCATCATTTTGAAAGATCTTATCCATACCCGTCTTTTAACGTCAAAGATCTTCATACGGTAGGCCTCCTGTCGTGTTAAACCCAACTTTTGATTAGACGTTTAATCCTTGCAGTCTTATGTGAATTGAGTATGGGTGGCTTTAGTCATTTTGTTTGATCTATCATTTCAGTGAAtatg
This genomic stretch from Vigna radiata var. radiata cultivar VC1973A chromosome 7, Vradiata_ver6, whole genome shotgun sequence harbors:
- the LOC106766902 gene encoding rhomboid-like protein 14, mitochondrial isoform X1 — its product is MEVRIGQRVSRGMLPLLALHTFSEYYRSDSKPPVTAALIAANTIIYLRPSLFDSLIPPIQQVWFNPHLILKHKDLKRFLLSPFYHIGEPHLVYNMLSLLWKGFQLETSMGSINFASMVASLLLLSQGVTLVLSKSLLLLFDYDKPYYNEYAVGFSGVLFAMKVVLNSQSSDYSYVHGVIVPSRYAAWAELLLVQLLVPGVSFIGHLGGILAGLLYVKLRNTYSGSNPITLLVRGVTDFLRWPFKFLPRRGRITGRGTVGTNRGWRCQTCTYDNDSGLRSVCEMCGTSRGVDGLSSFQRSSRLDGLPLDELRRRRLDRFTRSPFVY
- the LOC106766902 gene encoding rhomboid-like protein 14, mitochondrial isoform X4, producing the protein MEVRIGQRVSRGMLPLLALHTFSEYYRSDSKPPVTAALIAANTIIYLRPSLFDSLIPPIQQVWFNPHLILKHKDLKRFLLSPFYHIGEPHLVYNMLSLLWKGFQLETSMGSINFASMVASLLLLSQGVTLVLSKSLLLLFDYDKPYYNEYAVGFSGVLFAMKVVLNSQSSDYSYVHGVIVPSRYAAWAELLLVQLLVPGVSFIGHLGGILAGLLYVKLRNTYSGSNPITLLVRGVTDFLRWPFKFLPRRGRITGRGTVGTNRGWRCQTCTYDNDSGLRSVCEMCGTSRGVDGLSSFQRSSRLDGLPLDELRRRRLDRFTR
- the LOC106766902 gene encoding rhomboid-like protein 14, mitochondrial isoform X3 — encoded protein: MEVRIGQRVSRGMLPLLALHTFSEYYRSDSKPPVTAALIAANTIIYLRPSLFDSLIPPIQQVWFNPHLILKHKDLKRFLLSPFYHIGEPHLVYNMLSLLWKGFQLETSMGSINFASMVASLLLLSQGVTLVLSKSLLLLFDYDKPYYNEYAVGFSGVLFAMKVVLNSQSSDYSYVHGVIVPSRYAAWAELLLVQLLVPGVSFIGHLGGILAGLLYVKLRNTYSGSNPITLLVRGVTDFLRWPFKFLPRRGRITGRGTVGTNRGWRCQTCTYDNDSGLRSVCEMCGTSRGVDGLSSFQRSSRLDGLPLDELRRRRLDRFTSR
- the LOC106766902 gene encoding rhomboid-like protein 14, mitochondrial isoform X2, translated to MEVRIGQRVSRGMLPLLALHTFSEYYRSDSKPPVTAALIAANTIIYLRPSLFDSLIPPIQQVWFNPHLILKHKDLKRFLLSPFYHIGEPHLVYNMLSLLWKGFQLETSMGSINFASMVASLLLLSQGVTLVLSKSLLLLFDYDKPYYNEYAVGFSGVLFAMKVVLNSQSSDYSYVHGVIVPSRYAAWAELLLVQLLVPGVSFIGHLGGILAGLLYVKLRNTYSGSNPITLLVRGVTDFLRWPFKFLPRRGRITGRGTVGTNRGWRCQTCTYDNDSGLRSVCEMCGTSRGVDGLSSFQRSSRLDGLPLDELRRRRLDRFTRLV
- the LOC106767738 gene encoding cyprosin-like, producing MAFKYLLVVTCVCAWFASLAASDKELLRVGLRKRSLDINSFSSARIREAVHHLKPDTVYLKNYLDAQYFGEIGIGSPPQTFRVVFDTGSSNLWVPSSKCILSIACYFHSKYRSKLSNTYTKIGTSCRIPYGHGHIPGFFSQDNLRVGELIVKDQQFAEITKEGPLAFLAHHFDGILGLGFLNKSVGQVTPVWYNMIEQGHVTQKIFSLWLNPDPMSKIGGEIVFGGIDWRHFKGDHTYVPLTHEDYWQIEVGDILLANNPTGLCAGGCAAIIDSGTSLIAGPTKIVTQINHAIGAEGYVSYECKSIIHNYGDSIWEYIISGLKPEIICVDLGLCSHNRTYIKNDVIETAAHNESWGGESRTKESPLCTFCDMIVFWIQVQLKQKNTKDKILKYVDELCEKLPNPVGQTFIDCNSIDTMPQITFTIGNKSFPLSPEQYMLRIEEGCSTVCYGGFVPLDVPPPQGPLWVLGDLFLGAYHTVFDYGNLRIGFAEVA